Proteins co-encoded in one Candidatus Poribacteria bacterium genomic window:
- a CDS encoding sulfatase-like hydrolase/transferase: LLISIDCWRFDALSRTNPLFNTPKFDLLTQDFSLAEKFFVPAPATRPSHSSYFTGLYAFEHGLYGQAYLKMFKGIPNLFQIFSDAGYHITGRSERPDVFRFLDFEPFITAIDPTASAQHLGSLEDLIRQLKQPGDVPQFCFLHFWYAHAEYGMSGIPGAPSFGWLVDNDRMDEALRIYYAAVTHILEFKLVEILKQLHLSEWAIFIFGDHGEGICDEIINHGATLHQNVLHVPLLAHIPDVGSLEFPNPPISAIDLFRTITNLAGIDVDYHGYGQDLLSPSKIDANRLVLSELDSLYGVRFLDKNNLEIPHHRVTSRAMVDNREIDRYSEGVRLWSLTDGEYLYREDEQTGKFVYRHVLSGEEFACEDPDRFRDAYDNILMNSNYQHLKTQESTAEETEILEGKLRDLGYVE; encoded by the coding sequence TCTTACTCATCTCAATTGATTGCTGGCGGTTCGATGCACTCAGTCGGACGAACCCTCTTTTTAACACACCGAAGTTCGACCTACTGACTCAGGATTTCTCGCTTGCTGAAAAGTTTTTTGTGCCGGCACCGGCGACACGGCCATCTCATAGCTCCTATTTCACTGGACTTTACGCGTTTGAACACGGTCTCTATGGGCAGGCTTACCTTAAGATGTTCAAGGGTATTCCAAATCTATTTCAGATATTTAGTGATGCTGGTTATCACATCACAGGGCGTTCAGAACGTCCGGATGTGTTTCGATTCCTCGACTTCGAGCCGTTCATTACAGCAATCGACCCGACTGCATCGGCACAACATCTCGGCTCACTTGAAGACTTGATCCGACAGCTCAAGCAGCCTGGGGACGTACCGCAATTCTGTTTTCTGCATTTCTGGTATGCACACGCTGAATATGGCATGAGCGGAATTCCGGGTGCTCCAAGTTTCGGGTGGCTCGTCGATAACGATAGGATGGATGAGGCGTTGCGTATCTACTACGCCGCTGTGACGCATATACTCGAATTTAAGCTCGTTGAAATTTTGAAGCAACTTCATCTCTCAGAGTGGGCAATTTTTATCTTCGGAGATCATGGTGAAGGTATCTGCGATGAGATTATAAACCACGGTGCCACACTCCATCAAAACGTGCTACACGTGCCGTTGTTAGCACATATCCCTGACGTGGGGAGTCTGGAATTTCCGAATCCGCCGATTTCAGCGATTGATTTGTTCCGGACGATTACAAACCTTGCAGGTATTGATGTGGACTATCACGGCTATGGACAAGATCTGCTATCTCCATCTAAAATTGACGCGAACCGATTGGTACTGTCGGAGTTGGATAGTCTCTACGGCGTTAGGTTTCTTGACAAAAACAACTTGGAGATACCGCACCATCGCGTAACTTCCCGGGCAATGGTTGACAACAGAGAGATTGATAGGTATTCGGAAGGCGTTCGACTCTGGTCCCTAACGGATGGTGAGTATCTGTATCGTGAAGATGAACAGACAGGTAAGTTCGTGTATCGACATGTGCTGAGTGGTGAAGAATTTGCCTGTGAAGATCCAGATCGCTTCCGCGACGCTTATGACAACATCCTGATGAATTCTAATTACCAGCACTTGAAAACACAAGAATCTACAGCTGAAGAGACAGAAATTCTGGAAGGTAAGTTACGGGATCTCGGATATGTTGAGTAG